One genomic region from Arthrobacter sp. YN encodes:
- a CDS encoding MFS transporter, with protein sequence MTTNNHGAPGLAGGIAAAEPVPGNHPPASPVDHTGIIVEPQNPVSRGYILWLMLASFGASIAMMVPLSYGIAVRITELAPGQEQMLGFITGTAQGIYLVISPIIGIWSDRTRSRFGRRAPFIFLGTGIGLAGLVVMGLAPDLLTVGAGWILGMSGWSISGAAIQNLMADKLPEKQRGSVSALTGLMTQIAPVLGIGIAYSVSSNTLLVFVVPGVIGALLLALFPLIKPEGSSKNLPAVPNVTLKSVVSSYGFSIRKYPDFAWNWLGRFVFFVGLYFNTTFGTFFYAQRLDMPVREVAGVVATIGMLGVVAAAAGALLGGFLSDKLKRRRLFVSIASLLFVGGALAEAFAWSLPQLIIGAVLMQTAIAVFATVDQAIIFAILPNRTETARYMAVVAFAQKIPSAVAPLLASVVITLGITGSEKNYTILYLAGAALALFGGLIIALKVKSVR encoded by the coding sequence GTGACTACCAACAATCATGGAGCTCCGGGGCTGGCAGGAGGCATTGCAGCCGCCGAGCCAGTGCCGGGCAATCACCCACCGGCCAGCCCCGTCGACCATACTGGGATCATCGTAGAGCCCCAGAATCCTGTCAGCAGGGGCTACATTCTGTGGTTGATGCTGGCCAGTTTCGGAGCATCCATCGCGATGATGGTCCCCCTTTCGTACGGCATCGCCGTTCGGATCACCGAGTTGGCCCCGGGCCAGGAGCAGATGCTCGGCTTCATCACGGGCACGGCACAAGGTATCTACCTCGTCATTAGCCCGATAATTGGCATTTGGAGCGACCGTACGCGCTCCCGCTTCGGGCGCAGGGCCCCTTTCATTTTCCTGGGCACGGGTATCGGCCTGGCCGGCTTGGTGGTCATGGGCCTGGCACCTGACCTACTCACGGTGGGCGCAGGCTGGATTTTAGGTATGTCGGGCTGGTCCATTTCCGGCGCCGCGATTCAGAACCTGATGGCAGATAAGCTGCCCGAAAAGCAGCGCGGATCCGTCTCGGCACTCACCGGTCTCATGACGCAGATCGCTCCCGTCCTTGGCATCGGCATTGCCTATTCGGTCTCCTCGAACACTCTCTTGGTGTTCGTTGTCCCCGGAGTGATCGGCGCCCTTCTTCTGGCACTGTTCCCACTCATCAAGCCAGAGGGATCTTCAAAGAACCTGCCAGCTGTCCCGAACGTGACCCTGAAATCTGTGGTATCAAGCTATGGCTTCAGCATCCGCAAATACCCCGACTTCGCGTGGAACTGGCTGGGCCGCTTCGTCTTCTTCGTCGGTTTGTACTTCAACACCACCTTCGGCACCTTCTTTTACGCACAACGCCTCGACATGCCAGTTCGAGAGGTGGCAGGAGTGGTTGCCACGATCGGCATGCTCGGCGTTGTCGCGGCCGCTGCCGGCGCACTGCTCGGCGGCTTCCTTTCGGACAAGCTGAAGCGCCGACGGCTGTTCGTGAGCATTGCTTCGCTGCTCTTCGTTGGTGGAGCGCTGGCAGAAGCATTCGCATGGTCTCTGCCCCAGCTGATCATCGGTGCCGTGCTCATGCAGACCGCCATCGCCGTGTTCGCCACGGTGGACCAGGCCATCATTTTCGCCATTCTGCCGAACCGCACTGAAACAGCACGCTACATGGCGGTCGTAGCCTTCGCACAGAAGATCCCGAGTGCCGTGGCGCCGCTCCTGGCCTCCGTGGTCATCACCTTGGGCATAACGGGGTCGGAGAAGAACTACACCATCCTGTACCTGGCCGGCGCAGCACTGGCTCTTTTCGGCGGTCTGATCATTGCGCTCAAGGTCAAATCCGTTCGCTAG
- a CDS encoding TetR/AcrR family transcriptional regulator, with translation MRAAAASFAEHGYERASLRDIAARANVTHAALLRHFATKDDLLLAALAQRDADDSELARRIIQSKVPKDQVLSTVLQEEFAHPDHLRNWLAITIAATSPTHPAHGFFIQRRDRMRDHFTNKKLDTTEDGDELTADDKVTMVMAMVDGLRIQFLLDPDRKTLHVLETLMRHIASPEEN, from the coding sequence GTGCGCGCGGCTGCAGCCAGCTTCGCTGAGCACGGCTACGAACGAGCCAGTCTCAGGGACATCGCCGCCCGGGCCAATGTCACCCATGCCGCCCTCCTTCGCCATTTCGCCACAAAGGATGACCTCCTACTGGCAGCCTTAGCGCAGCGGGACGCCGACGATTCCGAACTTGCTCGCCGCATCATCCAGTCAAAGGTGCCCAAGGATCAGGTACTCAGCACCGTTCTTCAGGAAGAATTTGCCCACCCCGACCATCTGCGGAACTGGCTGGCCATCACCATTGCAGCAACCAGCCCCACCCACCCGGCGCATGGCTTCTTTATCCAGCGTCGCGACAGAATGCGCGATCACTTCACCAACAAAAAGCTCGATACGACCGAGGACGGTGACGAACTGACTGCGGACGATAAAGTCACCATGGTCATGGCAATGGTCGACGGCCTAAGGATCCAGTTCCTCCTGGATCCAGACCGGAAGACGCTCCACGTCCTGGAGACGCTCATGCGTCACATCGCATCGCCGGAAGAAAACTGA